The Filimonas lacunae genomic sequence CACCAATGTGTTTGGTAACTATGCTTTTAAAATAGAGATGGATAAAGGAACACTGGCGCTGGGCATTCGCGGCGGCGCCAGTTTTTTCAGGGCCGATTTTACTTCGGTAGATCTGAATGGCAATTCTCCCAATGATCCTGGTTTTATGCAGAATGTCAAAAAGGCGCTCCTCAATTTTGGCGCTGGCGTTTACTATACTACCGATAGGCTGTACCTGGGTGTTTCTATTCCGCACTTGCTGAACAATACCTTGCAGAACAATTCTGCAGTGGTAACCAATCAATTGATTTCCAGGGAATACCTGCATCTTTTTGTAATTGGGGGCTATGTGTTTGATTTAAACGAAGATTTAAAACTGAAACCTTCTTTTCTGTTCAAAGGCAGTAAAGGGGCGCCCATTGAATTAGATCTGAACGCCAATTTCTGGTTAAAAGAGATTGTAGGGGTAGGGCTTTCTTACCGTTCCAAAGCAGATATTTCTATTATGGCTGAAGTGCAGGCCACACCGCGTTTGCGCTTCGGATATGCTTATGACAGAAGTACCACACAACTGGTTAAATTTAACAGCGGAAGCCACGAGCTGATGCTGAAATACGAATTGCCTATTGATATGGGAGGAAAAGCAGATGGCAGCAAAGAAGATAAACCTTCCAAAAGTTATTTTTAAAACGATATAATCCTATTGCCTGGTTGGCAGGCTACCCTTTTTATGTTCCTGGGTTTTCACCAGAATTATCCTGCTAATAAACAGTTTGTTCCAACTGTTTATGGCTAAAAGAAGTCCCGTTTTAATACGGGCTTTTTTTATGCAGGTAAGTGGGTTGTTATTTATTTTTAACAGTCTTCCGGAAAAAATATTTGTACAGTTCCTTCGGTTTTCTTTTACTTTGTACTTCAAAGTAATTTGATGAATCCAGCAGAAATGAATCTCGAAGCCCTCCAGGATATCCGCAAAATGATGGAACGAAGCGGTAGGTTTATCAGTTTAAGTGGTATTAGCGGTGTTATGGCAGGCATATATGCGCTTGCGGGCGCCTGGCTGGCGCATATAGACCGGTTGTTTTTTTTCAGTGAGGAATATGCTACCGAGTATTACTGTAATACCTGTGTTTCTTACAATATGGTGCCTATTGCCATAGGAGTGTTTGTAGCTGCTTTTTTTACAGCTGTTATATTTTCTATTATCAAAAGCAAAAAAGAAGGGGTAGCCATTTGGGGTGGTGCTGCCCGCAGATTGTTGTGGAATACCCTGTTGCCTATAGCAGTGGGTGGTGTTTTTATATGGAGAATGTTATCGCTGAAATATTATGTGCTACTGGTGCCTGCCGCGCTTATTTTTTATGGCCTTGCCATGGTAAATGGCAGCAGATATACCAGGGGGGAGATTAGATATATGGGCTATGTACAAATAGTTATAGGCATAGTTTGTTTAAATAGCTGGCAGTTAAGTATGTATGGTTGGGTATTGGGTTTTGGTGTCATGCACATTATATATGGTGCTGCCATGTGGTGGAAGTATGAAAGAAAACAGGTGAATGAACAATAGCCGGCGTATTAAAAAACAGGTATGAACAATCCGATAGCACATCTGAATAAAGTTTTCGACAGTAGGGTTCGTTTTGGAATCATGAGCACATTACTGATGAGCGATGAAATAAATTTTAATGAATTGAAAGAACTGATGGCGGTTACAGATGGTAACCTGGCCAGTCATATACGAACATTGGAGGATTGTGGTTACCTGGAAGTTAAAAAAGGATTTACGGGCAAAAAGCCCCATACCACCTATGTGGTTACTGTAGCAGGCGAGCAGGCATTGAAAGTGCACCTGGATGCGCTGGAAAAGGTAATTCGTTCCGTAGGTGGCTTTTTTTTGTTTTTATACTTTGTATCTAAAAGTACTTTATTATAAATGGAAAAGATGTATTACTCTATCACACGCTTAAACACCAGTAAGATGAAAACAACGGAGCAATGGATTACGCATTTCCAGAATAATGCCCTGCAGCAAAGGGTGAACTGGAAGCAACAACCTGTTCTTTCTGCAATAGAAAAAGATACCATTGGCCGCTCACTACAGGCCTGGCAGTTGGGCGAAACTTCTGATGGCAGTCATTTATTGAAGGCGGCTACTGCTTATGCCACAAAGTTTAACGATCCTGCTTATGTAGAAGCGGTAAAGTTGTTTATTAAAGAAGAGCAGAAGCATGGGAATAACCTGGGAACATATTTAGACAGGATAGGGGTACCACGTGTTAAAAAAGACTGGGGCGACACATTATTCCGGAAAATCAGGTATCTTAATAGCAATATAGAGCTTTGGACGCTGGCTGTGATAACTGTTGAAAGCACAGCACAGTTGTTTTATCAATCTATGCGGGATGCTACAGGCTGTGCCTTATTAAAACAGGTTTGCAGCGATATCCTGATTGACGAAGCTTATCATATTGATTTCCAGACGGAGCGGCTACGTAACCTGTTCAGAAGCAAAACACCCTTTTGGAGAGCGGTAAGCCGTTGGTTGTATTATCCGTTTTTCTTTTCCACTGCGATTGTTGTTTGGTTAGGCCATAGAAAACTGTTAACTGCAGGCGGCAATACTTTTGAAAAGTATATGTACAGGATGAAGTGTAAGTATAACAGGATTGCCGGCCGTGTTTTTAAAACCAGAACACTATTTCAATATCACAGTATAAGCAGCTATCCTCATGTACAGTAAACAAACATTTTTATCCTCTGTGCTCAATGCCCTTAACGGGCTGTTCTTTTTCATTACCAAAGAAAGGAATGCACGCATTCAGCTGACAGCTGCTGCGGTGGCGGTTACAGCATCTGTGCTATTGCGGATATCGGCCATGCAGTGGATAATAGTGCTTACCTGCATTGGTGCTGTGTTATGCCTGGAAATGGTAAACACTTCCGTAGAGAAATTGTGTGATGTAGTACATAAAGAATACCATCCCGAAATAAGATGGGTAAAAGATATTGCCGCTGCTGCTGTATTGTTGGCTGCACTGGTGAGTGTGATTGCGGGGGCCATCATTTTTATACCTAAAATGCTTTCATTGATATGATAAAGAAACTTACACCATTGGAAAAAATGCTGGCACTGTCTATCCTGTTTAACATGCTGTTGCTGGCGGTACGATTTTATTTTATGCGTGAGCTCACCTATGGCTTTTATGTATGGAATACGTTTCTGGCAGTGCTGCCCTTGTTTTTTAGCCGCATGTTGGCAAAGGTGGAGAAATGCAACCTGAAAGCTATTGTGTTGATCGGCTGCTGGTTATCATTTTTCCCCAATGCACCTTATATGGTCACTGATCTGTTTCACTATGTAGATAATCCGCCTGTTCCGCAATGGTACGATCTGTTGATAGTGGTGCTGGCTGCATGGAATGGCTTGTTACTGGGCATTGTGTCGCTGATGCAGGTGGAGCATTTTCTGATGCGGCATCTGAAACGGACCTGGGTGCAGGTGATAGTAGTGGCAAGCTGTGCTTTATGCGGTTACGGAGTATATATTGGGCGGTACCTGCGCTATAATACCTGGGACACGTTAACCAATCCGGGAAGGTTGCTGGCAGATATTGCACGTTCTGTTCTCAGGCCCCATCAACATACTATGACCTGGGCATTTACTATCCTGTTTGGACTGATGTTTGGCATTGTATACTTTACTCTGAAAGAGTTGCGTGAAAAAAGAGTGTCTGTAGAAGAGCGATAGGTGGCAATGCAAGTAAAATATAACAGGGATAGGTTGCCCATGGGAGGAGTAGAGAATGTAAAATATGTCGGGGATGATCATCATAACTGGGCCACCTATGAAACGAACATGCTTTAGACTCCTGGAAAAATTTTGACCATAAAGAAGAGGTGAGTAGTGGTACCGGAGAAGAAATTCTGGATCTTTCAGGATATGACAAAGGTGCCTTGTTCGATTTGTT encodes the following:
- a CDS encoding PorP/SprF family type IX secretion system membrane protein; this encodes MKNSKLIFILLLLVIAGYKAGAQQDAMYTQYMFNQLALNPAVAGSKDVLSATALYRRQWVGVPGAPQTQTLAIDAPVPGKKIGLGLLLSNDKVGITRTTNVFGNYAFKIEMDKGTLALGIRGGASFFRADFTSVDLNGNSPNDPGFMQNVKKALLNFGAGVYYTTDRLYLGVSIPHLLNNTLQNNSAVVTNQLISREYLHLFVIGGYVFDLNEDLKLKPSFLFKGSKGAPIELDLNANFWLKEIVGVGLSYRSKADISIMAEVQATPRLRFGYAYDRSTTQLVKFNSGSHELMLKYELPIDMGGKADGSKEDKPSKSYF
- a CDS encoding winged helix-turn-helix domain-containing protein; the encoded protein is MNNPIAHLNKVFDSRVRFGIMSTLLMSDEINFNELKELMAVTDGNLASHIRTLEDCGYLEVKKGFTGKKPHTTYVVTVAGEQALKVHLDALEKVIRSVGGFFLFLYFVSKSTLL
- a CDS encoding ferritin-like domain-containing protein, which gives rise to MKTTEQWITHFQNNALQQRVNWKQQPVLSAIEKDTIGRSLQAWQLGETSDGSHLLKAATAYATKFNDPAYVEAVKLFIKEEQKHGNNLGTYLDRIGVPRVKKDWGDTLFRKIRYLNSNIELWTLAVITVESTAQLFYQSMRDATGCALLKQVCSDILIDEAYHIDFQTERLRNLFRSKTPFWRAVSRWLYYPFFFSTAIVVWLGHRKLLTAGGNTFEKYMYRMKCKYNRIAGRVFKTRTLFQYHSISSYPHVQ
- a CDS encoding diacylglycerol kinase family protein produces the protein MYSKQTFLSSVLNALNGLFFFITKERNARIQLTAAAVAVTASVLLRISAMQWIIVLTCIGAVLCLEMVNTSVEKLCDVVHKEYHPEIRWVKDIAAAAVLLAALVSVIAGAIIFIPKMLSLI
- a CDS encoding DUF1361 domain-containing protein; the protein is MIKKLTPLEKMLALSILFNMLLLAVRFYFMRELTYGFYVWNTFLAVLPLFFSRMLAKVEKCNLKAIVLIGCWLSFFPNAPYMVTDLFHYVDNPPVPQWYDLLIVVLAAWNGLLLGIVSLMQVEHFLMRHLKRTWVQVIVVASCALCGYGVYIGRYLRYNTWDTLTNPGRLLADIARSVLRPHQHTMTWAFTILFGLMFGIVYFTLKELREKRVSVEER